GCGCTTGAACTTCTCGGCAATGGCGGCGCGCAGCTCGGGGTAGCCGGGCACAGGCGTGTAAAAGGTATAGCCGTCGTCGATGGCCTTTTTGGCCGCGTCCTTGATGTATTGCGGGGTCTGAAAGTCCGGCTCGCCGAAGCTCAGGCTAATCACGTCGACGCCTTGGGCCGCCAGCTCGCGGGCCTTTTTGGCCATGCCAATGGTTTGCGACTCTTCCAACGCGTTGATGCGGTCGGATAAGAACGAGGTTGCTAGCGTTGCGGCAGCGTTCGACATGGGGGAATGCAGGCTTGGGGTAGGAAATGGGGAAAGCGCAAAGGTACGCAGATAGGCGCGGCACGCAGTATAGCACACGGGCCCGCTTTGCACAAACCACACCCAATCAACCGGACGAAGCAACCCTGGGTTGCACCCCTCCTACTCCTGCCCCAGCACCTGAAAATTGCGCAGCACCAGCCGCAGATCGTCGGCGGGCGAGTAGTCGCGGGCGTAAATCAGCTCCAGGCGGCGGCGTGTGGCGTCGTTCAGCGCGAAGTTGGCATGCACGGCCTCGTCGGCCGGCGAAAACACGGCCCGCGGCGTGCCGGTGCGCGGCGCCATGTAGCGCAGCCCCACCCACGTGCGCCGCCCCAGCAGCACCCGCAGCACGTTGCGCAAAAAACCACCTAGGGTAGCGCGCTGGCGCAACACTACCAAGGGCGTGCCCACCAACACAACCACGCTGATGACAATATCGAGCAGGCGCTTCACGCGCCGCTGCTGGGGCTTGTAGAGGTTCAGCTCGATTTCGAGGGCGTAATAGTCGCCGGGCGAATCTTTGGAAGAGCTGCCGATGATGTAGTCGCTGTCTTCGGGCAATATCTTGAAGGCCACCTCGGGGTGCGTATCCTGCAGCTGCACCATGTTGCCCATAATCTGACTGGCCGTGAGGTCTTTGCCACAGAACACCAGCTCCGTCACGTCGTAAATGCGCAGCACTTCGGCCAGCTGACGCAACGAGCCCAACTGGTCGGCGGGCGTAGCGGCGGCCGAGCCTTCGTCGGAGGGACTGATGAAGCCCAGGATGCGTGCTTGCACCGCTGCGGCACCCAGCAGCCTACGTACGCGCTGGCTCTCGGCCTCCGAGCCCACAATGGCAATGTGCTTGGGCGGCTGCTCCGAGAGGCGCAGGTCGCGGTAGCGGATGAAGTGCTGCACCACGCGGCGCGCCACCATGGCGCCCACGGCCCACACGCCGCCCAGGATGATCAGCGCCTTCGAAAAACGCCAGGCGTCGAGGAAGTTGGAAATAGCCGAAATCAGCACTGTACCGATGAGGATACCGTGCGCAATGCGCGAAGTTTTGGCCGGTTCGTCGTAGGAGCCGCTGAGGTAGGCCGAGCTAAGCCACACCACAATGTAGGCCGGCACGGCCACCAGCATGTACTGCGGCGGATACGGCGTGGGCACAAACTTGTGGTTCTGCTCCCAGTAATCCTTCAGGAAGTACATGCCGCCCAGGATGATACCTGCATCGAGCAGCACGGGCCAGGCCTTGTCCCAGAAGCGCCGACCTAGGGCCACCCCGGCGCGCAGCCAGATGGCAAAGTTGATCAGCAGCGAAAACGCGCCGGCTTGCTTGGGCGCGAAGTGCTTTTGGGCGAAAATGACCATGGCCCGGTAAAACACGAACACGTAGTTTACCGAGGTGCGCTTGGTGCTTTCGCCCTTGTAGTGGATGATGCGCGTGCCGGGGTAATAGTAGTTTTTCCAGCCGCCCTGCGTAAGCCGGTACGAGAGGTCGATGTCCTCGCCGTACATAAAGTAGTCCTCGTCGAGCAGGCCTACTTGCTCAAGGGCGGCTTTGCGCATCAGCATAAACGCGCCGCTCAGCACCTCAATCTCGTGCGTCTGGTCTTGGTCGAGAAACCCTAGGTGGTAGCGGCCGAATTTGCGCGACTTAGGAAACAGGGCCGCTAAGCCAAACACTTTGTAGAAGGCAATCCAGGGCGTGGGCAGGCTGCGCTTGCTTTCGGGCAGAAACTTGCCCTGGCCGTCGAGCATCTTCACGCCCAGGCCGCCGGCTTTGGGGTGGGCATCCATAAACTCGCAGCACGCCCGGAAGGTATCTTCCTCCACCACCGTATCGGGGTTCAGCAGCAGCAGGTACTCGCCCTTGGCTTGGCGCAAGGCCTGGTTGTTGGCTTTGCTGAAGCCGGGGTTGTCCTGGTTTTCGATGAGGATGACCTCCGGAAAGCGCTGCCGCACCATGGCCACCGAGCGGTCGACGGAGTTGTTGTCGACCACGAAAACCTCTACCGGCTGCCCCAGCTTTTCGACAGCGCGGCGCACCGATAACAGCGTCTGCTCCAGAAAGTAGCAAACATTGTAATTAACGATGACGACGGAAAGCTTGGGGTACGCGGGCACGGGCGGAGAGGCAATACACCGAAAGTTAGCGACTTTGCTAATGCCCTACCTACGCACGAGCTGCATCTTCTAGATTTCTTAACCGCTAGGTTTCGATTCTTTAATATGCCGCCGCCCGCCGCCAGAGCAGCACTGCCTGGGCCTGAAAACAAAAAACCGCCCCGGCAACAAAGCCGGGGCGGTTTTGCATGGCGAATACGGCCTTAGCGCAGCTGCCGCTGGCGCTCCACAATCGAACGACCTAGGGTAATCTCGTCGGCGTACTCCAGCTCGCCGCCCACCGGAATGCCGCGGGCAATGGAGCTGATGTGCACCTCGGGGAACTCGCGCAGGCGACGCGTGAGGTAAAACGCCGTGGTGTCGCCTTCCATCGTGGGGCTGATGGCCAAGATAACTTCCTTCACTTCGCTGTCCTCGCCTTGCATGCGGCTCATCAGCGGCTCGATGTGCAAGTCGCCGGGGCCGATGCCCTCGATGGGCGAGATAACGCCGCCCAGCACGTGGTACACGCCCTGGTACTGGCCGGTGTTTTCGATGGCAATTACATCGCGGATGTCCGACACGACGCACACCGTGCTATGGTCGCGCAGCGGGTTGGCGCAAATCGAGCACTGCTCCGTGTCGGAGATGTTGTAGCAGGTGTTGCAGTAGCGAATATCGAAGCGCATTTTGGCCAGGGCCTCGGCCAGCGAGCTGGTCGTTTCCGTTTCGGCTTTCAGCAGGTGCAGCGCCAGGCGCAACGCCGTTTTGCGGCCGATGCCGGGCAGCTTCGAGAGTTCCGCTACCGCGTTTTCGATCAGTTTGGAGGGAAATTCCATTCGGAAATAAGCTATTGGCTATTAGCTGTTAGCTATTAGTTGCCAGCCATCAGCAAAAAAGCTGATGGCTAACCGCCAATGGCTAATAGCTGGCTAAACTACGTCGGCCGAAATGCCGCGGTCGTGAATGGCCGTACACAGGGGCTCCAGCTCATCGTACGAGCCGACCTTTACGGTGCACTGGCCTTTGTAATGAATCAGCAGGGTGCATTGCTCGGCCTGCATGGGCTCGTGGCCGCACACATCAATAAGCGTCTTGATGACGTGGTCGAAGGTATTTACGTCGTCGTTGTATACCACAAGGTCGCGCAGGTCGGTGCTTTCTTCCAGCACCAACACATCCACTTCCGGGGCAATCAGCGGTTTAGTGTTCATGGCGTAAAGGTACAGCTTCAGGTGGTAGGTTGCGGGCCGCGCGATGGTACTGCATAACATGCCGCGGCGTGGTATAGTTGCCGCGGCGCCGGAATTTGTGGGGCCGCACATCTGTTGATTCCGCTGTAATTTTCGGGCACATTCCTACCCGGTCCTCACCCACTTTTCGCGTTTTATGCACCTCATGTTGCGGCGGCTTTCGCTGCCCCTAGTATTGCTGGCTTTGGCCGGCTCGCCCGCGCTGGCGCAGCAGCAGCTCCTCACCGTAGAGGACGCTTTCCGCAACCCCGCCCTTAACCCCGCCAACCTGCGGCAGCTTAGCTGGATACCCGGCTCGAAAGACGAATACAGCTTTGTGCGCACCGCCGAGCCGGCGCAAGGCGGGCAGGACGAGCTGGTGCGTGGCCGCGTAGGCGGGCCGCTGCAAACCGTGGTAACGCTCGGCAACCTAGGGCAGGCGCTGCAGGCCGCCGGGGCCCCGGCCGTAAAAGCCACCGGCTTTCCGCAGGTGCAGTGGCTCGGGCCCGATGCTTTTCTGGTTGCGATGCCCAGCCGCGAGGTGTTCCGCTACTCCACCACCGATGGCAAGGCCACCAAGCTGTTTGGCTACCAGGCCGGGGCCGACAACGTGGATTTCGACCCGACCAAAACGCGGGTGGCCTACACCAAAGAGCAGAACCTGTTCATCAGCCAAGCCGGCAAGGAGAACGTGGCCGTTACCTCGGAAAGCAACCCGGCCATTGTGAATGGCCAGGCCGCGCACCGCTCCGAGTTCGGCATTACCAAAGGCACGTTCTGGAGCCCCAAAGGCAACAAGCTGGCCTACTACCGCATGGATCAGACCATGGTAACGGACTACCCGCTGATTAACACCGCGGAAGTGCCGGCCAAGGCCGAGCCCATTAAGTACCCCATGGCCGGCGACAAAAGCCACCAGGTAACCGTGGGCGTGTACGATGTGGCCTCGGGCAAAACCGTGTTTCTGCAAACCGGCGAGCCGAAGGAGCAATACCTCACCAACATCAGCTGGAGCCCCGACGAAAAATCGGTGTACGTGGCCGTGCTCAACCGCGAGCAAAACCACATGTGGCTGCGCCAGTACGATGCCGCTACCGGCGCGCTGGTAAAAACCCTGTTCGAGGAAACCGACAAGGAGTACGTGGAGCCGCAGCACCCGCTGCAGTTTGTGCCCGGCCAGCCCGAGCAATTTGTGTGGCAAAGCCAGCGCGATGGCTACAACCACCTCTACCTCTACAACACCGCGGGCAAGCTGCTGCGCCAGCTCACCAAAGGCCCGTGGCTGGTAACCGATGTGCTCGGCTTCGATGGCAAAGGCAAAACCATCTACTTCGCCAGCAACCAGGAAGGCACCATTCAGCGCCAGCTTTACGCGCTGCCCCTAGGTGGCGGCAAGCCGCGCCGCATCAGCAGCGGGGCGGGCACCCACACCGGCACGCTCAGCCCCTCGGGCGAGCTACTGATTGATTCGTACAGCAGCCAGATTACGCCGCGCACCATTGCCGTGCTGGGCACCAAGGATGGCAAAAGCCAATTGCAGCTGCTGAACGCACCCAACCCTTTGGCCAACTACCGCCTAGGTGCCACCAAGGTGTTTCCGATTAAGGCCGCCGATGGGCAAACCGACCTATACGCCCGCATCATCACGCCGCCCAACTTCGACCCGAACAAGAAGTACCCGGCCGTGATTTACGTGTACGGCGGCCCGCACGTGCAGCTTGTAACCGATTCGTGGCTGGGCGGGGGCAACCTCTGGATGCAGATGATGGCCGAAAAAGGATACGTGGTGTTCACCGTCGATTCGCGCGGCTCGGGCAACCGCGGCTTGCCATTCGAGCAGGCCACCCACCGGCAGTTGGGCACGCAGGAGCTGGCCGATCAGCTCAAGGGTGTTGATTACCTGAAGTCGCTGCCCTACGTGGATGCCCAGCGCATTGGCGTGCACGGTTGGAGCTACGGCGGTTTCATGACCACGACTATGCTTACGCGCGCGCCGCAAGGCACCTTTAAGGTAGGCGTGGCCGGCGGCCCCGTTATCGACTGGCGCCTGTACGAGGTGATGTACACCGAGCGCTACATGGACACCCCGCAGGAAAACCCCGAGGGTTACCAAAAGGCCAACCTGCTGAACTACGTAGAGAACCTAAAGGCGCCGCTGCTGATGATCCACGGCACCATCGACGATGTGGTGGTGTGGCAGCACAGCCAAGCCTACCTCAAAACCGCCGTCGATAAAGGCGTGCAGCTCGACTATTTTGTGTACCCTGGCCACCCGCACAACGTAGGCGGCAAAGACCGGGTGCACCTCTACACCAAAATCACAAACTACCTCGATATGTACCTTAAACCGGAAACCCCGGCCGCGGGCAGCAACACCAGCGGGCAGTAAGGGCCTCACGGGACCCCTTCGGGGCACGGCCCCCTATCCAAAGAGAGGAGGAGCCACGGCTGCACGGCTGTCATGTCGAGCAAAGCGAGACATCTGGGGTGTTGACGCCGGATAGTATTGTCATCCTGAGCAAAGCGAAGGACCTTACCACGTCAGGGCCTCACGGGACCCCTCCGGAGCACGCCCCCCTACCTCGCTCCATGCGCGACATCGTAGAGAGGGAGCGGATACTATCCGGCGTTCGCACGCGAGATGCCTCTACAAGCTCGGCATGAGGTTTTAACCCTAGGTTGTTCAGGCGTGATAAGGTCCTTGACTACGTCGACCTTCGGTTCGGCTCGCGCTTCAGGATGACAGCCGAAAAACCGCAGCCCAACCAACCCACCACCTCCTTCTTCATTCCTCATTCTTCCTTCGCCCAAAGAATGCCCGCTCCTTCCACCGACTTCAAACGCGCCCTGCGGCAGCTTTCCGATAAAGAAAAAGAAGATCTGTTGCTGAAAGCCGTGCGCCGCGACGCCGAGCTGTACGACTTGCTGCGCTACGAAATTCTGCCTGAGGTAGATCTGCGCATTATCCAGGACGAGCACGCCGAGCGCATTGCCGAGCTGTTGCAAAAAGCCAACGGCCGCGTAATGAACCGCGCCCTTTCGCGGGCCCTGGGTAAAGCCGCCAAGGAAATTGCCCGGGCCAAGCGCATCACCAAAGACAAACGCCTGGAGGTGGAACTCAGCCTTTACACACTGCGCCTGGTGCTGGAGGAGTACAGCGAGTTTTTCAACGGCTACTTCCAGTCGTTTTACGTGGCTACGGTGCGCATGCTGCTGCGCACGGCCAAGCTGGTGCCCAAGCTGCACGAGGATTTGTGGCTGGAGTACAAACCCGAAATCGATGAAATACTGACTACGCTGCGCGCCCACGAAAAGCACCGCCAGCTGCGCTACGCGTTGCCCAAAGAACTGGAGCTACCGCACCTGTAAAGCATGTCCGTTGACGGGCTCTTGCGCTTAAGCCACAATTGTTATAACAAAATGGTTATTGTATAAAAATATTAAGATAGGATGCGGAAACCCATTTAGATTTGAAGGCTGAGCTTACTGCAGTTACACGCTTCAACTCCCTTCTTCATCCAATTATGCAGAAAAACCTTACCCGTATTCTTACCGGTTGTGCATTCCTCGGCCTGACGAGCTGTGCAGGCAGCTATTCGCCCATCCGTCCGGCACGCATTGCCACGTACCAATCGGTAAGCGCTGCTAACTCACCCGTTGAGTTCGGCTACAAGTACAGCGCCCTCATTACCAACGGGCCAAACAAAAAGTACGTCAAGAAAGAGCGCAAGCAGGGCTACCAGGTAGTGGCTGTGAGCGTGAAAAACAACACCAGCGCCGACATCAACTTCTCGCGCGACCTGGAATTGTACTTCGGCGACCGTCCGGTGCAAGCCGTTCCGTCGGTGCAGGCCGCCAACGACCTGAAACAGGGCGTGGCCATTTACCTGCTCTACGTGCTCGGCATCGGGCGCCTAGGCGGCTCTACCGACCCCATGACCGGCCAGACCACCGGCGGCACGCTATTCCCGTGGGGCCCGGCCGTAGCAGTAGGCAACATGCTGGGTGCCAGCGGCGCCAACAAAAACCTCCGCAACGAGTTTGCCACCTACGACCTCACCAACAAGGTAATTAAGCCGGGCGAAACGGTGCACGGCATTCTGCCGCTGCGCGAAGTCAACGTAGCCCCGCTGCGCGTAGTACTACGCAACAGCACCGCCGCCACGCCCGCCGCGGCCCCGGCTACTACGCCCGAAGCGCCTGCGGCGGCGCCGGCCCCTGCAGCCAGCCCCGCCCCCGCCAACAACGGTGGCCAGCACTAACCAGCCCTAGGTGCTCTGAGTGCCACAAGCGAGAACGGCCCCACCTGCACTGCAGGTGGGGCCGTTCTCGCTTGTGGTCTTACTGAGTAAGAGGTCGATTACTGAGCTTGCTGCTTAGCAATTACGTTGAAGCTCAGCGTGAAATTGTCGTCGATGGCTTTGTCGGCAGCAGCGCCGAACAAGGTCGAGCCGTATTTCACGTCGTACTTGGTGCGGTCGACGGTAGCCACGCCCGAGGCCGAAGCCACACCGTCCTTCACGCCTACTTTGGCCGGGAAGCTAACCGCGTTGGTTTTGCCTTTGATGGTGAGGTTGCCGGTTACCAGGGCGTTGTTGCCGTTGGCGTCGCCTTTCAGGGGCTTCAGGTTGGTGATGACGAAAGTGGCGGTCGGGAATTTCTCAGCGCCGAAGAAGTCGTCGTTCTTCAGGTGGCCCACCAGTTTGCCGTTGTAGTCGGCATCCTTGATGTCATCCACCTTAATCGAGTTCATGTCGAAGGTGAAGGTGCCACCCGTAACCTGGTTGCCACGCACCAGCACTTGGCCTTCTTTCAGGGCCACGGTGCCGTTGTGCTGGCCACCTACTTTTTTGCCCACCCAACCTAGGGTGCTCAGCTGCGGCTGCACGGCGTAGGCGTTGTTGTTGGCCTTGGCGGTGCCAGGGGTGGTTTTCTTAACGCCAAACTTCTCCTGAGCGTGGGCCGGAGCAGTAAACAGAGCGCCTACGAGCAGCAGGGGCAGAACGAATTTTTTCATGATTTTAAGCGTGTGAGAGAACGGAGGTTGTATGAGCAGCCAGGGTTTAGCTGCGGATTTTATCGAGTAAGTCGCTGAGTTGCGCAGCCTCTTCGGCGCTGAGGTTTTCGAGGCCGCTGTGCTGGGCATTGGCCAGGTCCTCGGTGCGCTGCAGCAAATCGAGGCCGGCTTCGGTAATGCGGATGTCGACGGCGCGGCGGTTGCTGGGGCACACCTGCCGCGTTACCAGGCCTTTGGCTTCCAGCTTATCCACAATGCGCGAGGCGTTGCTGGTTTTATCGAGCATGCGTTCGATGAGCAGATTCACCGTAGCGGGCTTGGGGTGCTGCCCCCGCAAAATGCGCAGCACGTTGTACTGCGGCAGTGTAATGCCATAGGGCTTGAAGGCGGCGGCCAGACGTTGCTGCAGCCACCCTGCCGTAAAAACCACATTCAGGTAGGCTTTTTGGTAGGCGCTTTTGAACACCCGCTGCTGGATTTCGTCTTCGAGCTTCATGCGTTATCTGGAATGCGATGCAAATATATGTACATACATTATATGTAGCAACATCGTTCCGCTATTTTTTCATAAGCTGCATGCCCTACCTTTTGTTTGGCAGTTGCCGTATGGAGGGGCGTGCGGCAATAGCACAAATCAGACCACACTCCTTCCCTCGTATGAAACAGCTGACCTCCCTCCTGCTCGCTTTTGGCGCTCTGCTTACCACGGCATCGGCCGTGCAGGCCCAAAACACGCCAGGGCAAACCCAAGCTGCACAGCAAGATAACCAGCGCGAGTTGCAAAACACCGACCAGTTTGTCATGCAAAACGGCTCGGTGGTAAAGCGCAGCGGCACCAAAACCACCGGCCTGAGCCAGAACGTGCGCCTGCCCAACGGCACCAAAGTAAACGTGAAGAGCGGTATTGTGGAGCTGCCCGGCGGCAAGATTACCACCCTGAAAGAAGGCGACTACGTGCGCGCCGACGGCAGCATTGTGTACGCCACGCCGCAAAGCGCCGCCGCTGCCCGCGGCGAAACCGCCCCCGCCGACGCCAAGTTCGGCACCCTCGACCAGGGCGCGGTGCCCAGCACTGCCGAGGCCGAGCAGCGCATTGCCGACCTAGGCCGCCGCGTCGAGCTGATGGCCCAGAAGCTGCAGCTGCTCAACCAAAAGATTTCGCTGCTAAGCCAGGGGCACCCCAAACTGCCCGATACCAGCCAGCTCGACAGCCAGATTAAGGCCCTCGACGAGCAAATGCGCAACGTAAAATAAGCTGTTGGTTATTAGTTGTTAGCTGCTGGCTGTCAGCTGCTAGCTTTCGACCTAGGGCTGACAGCCAGCAGCTAATAGCTAACAACTGGTATCTCCGGTTGCGCCGCGAGGTGGCCGTTGGCTTCGTGCACCAGGCCGTACGGCTCGTCGCGCACGATGAGGAAGCCATCCAGGTCGCAGACCTCGGCCAGGCCGCTGAGCTGCAGCGCCGACCAGATACCTAGGCTTGTTTCGACCATGCAGCCAATCATGGTGCGCAAACCGTGCGCTTGCGCCTGCCGCAGTAGCCGCACGCCGTTGAGGTAGCCGCCGGCTTTCATCAGCTTCATGTTCAGCACGTGAAACTGCCGCGCAATGGCCGCGAAATCGGCCGTGTCGGTCACCGATTCGTCGGCGATGAGCGGCCAGGGGCTACGGCTGTGCAGGTGGCGGTAGTCGTCGGCGCAATGGGCGGGCAGCGGCTGTTCCAGCAGCTGCACATTCAGGCCGGGCAAGTCGCGTACGGCTTCCACAAAGCGCAGCAGGCCGTCGGCGTCGTGCCAGGCTTCGTTGCCATCCACCAGCAAGGGGTGGCCGGGGAGCAGCCGCGTCAGCTCGCGCAGCAAATCGGCGCCGCCTTCCTGGTTTACTTTCACTTTCAGCAGCGGGAAGCGGGCCATGCCCTGCGCCGCTACAAACGCCGCCACGGCGCCGGGCTCCATAATGGGCAAGGTAAAGGCTGTGGGCACGGCTGCCGCGGGCGTGGGCACCTGCAGCAATTCGGGCACGCTTACCTGCTGTTGCTTGGCCAGGTAGTGCACGTACGCCGACTCCACCGCGAAGCGCAGCGCGTGGGCAGGCTGGGCCACCTCGAGCAGGGCCGTGAGGTCGTCGAGGTGCTGCACGTGCCCCAGGCCGGCTTGCTGCAAGGCGGCAAACTGGGCCAGCAGCAGCTCGGGCGTTTCGGCGTAGCGCACGTTGGGCGCGGCCTCGCCCCAACCGGCCTGCGGGCCCTCGCCTACGCGCACCAGCAGGTTGGTTTTGGCATCGGAAGCGTTGCGCGAAATCTTCCAGGTAAAGCGAAGCGGCAGCTCGAGCGAGCTGATGGACCAGTGCAGCATAACGAAGCAATACGAGCCCACCCGGGCAGGGGTGCAAATTAAGCCGGCCGCGCACATCCGCAGACTGCCGCCCAAACGTCTATCTTTGTCCACCTTCGGCACCCCCATCCGAGCCGAAGACTGGACTTATTGCTGCTTATGAAGCTTACGCGCGTTGCCGTGCCGGCCATAGCCTTGCTGCTGCTGGCTGCCCTCCTCACCGCCTTGTCGCATTACGGCGTGGTTGCCCTGCCGCCCGCCGTGCCCATGGCCGCCCGCTGGGCAGCCCTGGTGGCCATCGTCGTTTGGGCTTCGGTCCGCCGCTCCCTCACCTTCTGGATTGTGGTGAGCATGCTGGTTGGGGCCGAAGTGGGCGCCGATTTCCCGCAGGAGGCCCAAAGCCTTAAGGTGCTGTCGGATGTGTTCCTGCGCTTGGTCAAAACCATCATCGCCCCGCTGGTATTTGCCACGCTGGTGGTAGGTATTGCCGGCCACTCCGACCTGAAAAAGGTGGGCCGCATGGGCCTCAAAGCCCTCATTTACTTCGAGGTGGTTACCACCTTCGCGCTGTTCATCGGCTTGGCGGCCATCAACCTGTCGCGCGCGGGCGTGGGCATCAGCCAGGCCGGCAACACCGAAACCGAAACGCTGCAGACCGTGAAGCAAACCACGGCCGACATCATTCTGCACATCTTCCCCGAAAACATTGCCAAATCAGTGGCCGAGGGCCAAGTGCTGCAGGTGGTGGTGTTTGCCATCATCTTCGCCATTGGCCTGGCCATGGTGAAAGAGCAGCACCGCAAACCCATCCTGGAGTGGTCGGAAAGCCTGTCGGAGGTGATGTTCAAGTTCACCAACGTGGTTATGTTCTTCGCGCCCCTGGGTGTGGGCGGCGCCATTGCCTACACGGTTGGCAAAATGGGTTTTGCGCCGCTGCTCAATGCCTTGCAGCTGCTGCTCACGCTCTACGTGGCCCTTATTGCCTTTGTGGTGCTGATTCTGCTGCCGATGGCCCTGATTGCACGCATCCCGATTAAGCGCTTTGTGCAGGCCATTGCCGAGCCGGTGAGCATTGCCTTTGCCACTACCTCGTCGGAGGCGGCGCTGCCCCGCGCCATGGAGGCGATGGAAAGCATCGGCGTACCGCGCCGCGTGGTGGCCTTCGTAATGCCCACGGGCTACTCCTTCAACCTCGATGGCACCACGCTGTACCTCTCGCTGGCGGCCGTGTTCGTGGCCCAGGCGGCCGGCATCGAGCTGACCCTAGGTCAGCAATTGGTAATGGTGTTCACGCTGATGCTCACCTCGAAAGGCGTGGCCGGCGTGCCGCGCGCCTCGCTGGTAATTCTGCTGGCTACGGTAGCCTCGTTCAACCTGCCCTCGTGGCCGGTGTTCATCATTCTGGGCATTGATGCGCTGATGGACATGGCCCGCACCGCCGTAAACGTAATGGGCAACTGCCTGGCCACGGCCGTAATTGCCCGCTGGGAAGGCGAGTTTGTGGATAACTACCAGGGCGAGCCTATCGATGACTTGTTTGAGGAAGAAACCTCTACCCCGGTGGCCGCCTCGCGCAACCACTAGCCCTAGGTGCTGCACTGCGCAGCTACCGCCAGGCAAGCACAGCAGCCCGGGTTCCGCAACGTGCGGGGCCCGGGCTGCTGCTTTTTCAGGCCGGCAATGCGGCAGGTTTACCTAAAGCTGCCACTTCTGCTCAACCCTGATTTATCCTAAGCTTTATCGTTTGCGCCACAATTCAAATCAGCTAACTTAATAACCGGCCTTACGCGGCAGCTGGCTTTGCGGCACCGTGTGTTGCCTATGTTCTTCAACCGTTCGTGCCCCATGAAAACTTCTGCTATTGGTCGGTTTGTAGCGCCGGCGCTTCTGCTGATGTTGTTTGGCTTTCGGGCAGCGGCACCGGCCAACACTTTTAGTGTGAAGGTGAACGGCAAGTCGCTGACGGGCAAGCCGGGCTTCAACACCTGCATTCTGATGATGAATGCGCTGAATTTGGGCGGCAATCTGGCCGACGGCAGCCACGTGATGATCGAAATCATGCCGGCGTCGTTTCCGGAGGTGCCGGCCACCCTGCCGCTGGGCGTGCAGAGCATGGAGAAGTACGCCAAGGTTTTCTATTACCCCAAAGGCACCCAGGACGCCCTCAATTACTACGTCTCCACCAAGGGCGGCACCCTGACCATTACGCGCTACGACGCCGCCACCCGCACCATTGCGGGCAGCTTCGGCGGCAAGCTGGTGCGCGTAAAAGGGTTGGGCGAAGTACCCTCCGATGTGGTGCAGCTAACCGACGGCCGTTTCGATGTAGCCTTCGTGAAGCGCTGACGCCCTAGGTGCTGCGGCGCGCCTGCCCAGCATGCAGGCCTGGGGCCCAGCAAACTTTTTGCCCGGCATTAAACCCCAGGCAC
The sequence above is drawn from the Hymenobacter sp. YIM 151858-1 genome and encodes:
- a CDS encoding glycosyltransferase family 2 protein encodes the protein MPAYPKLSVVIVNYNVCYFLEQTLLSVRRAVEKLGQPVEVFVVDNNSVDRSVAMVRQRFPEVILIENQDNPGFSKANNQALRQAKGEYLLLLNPDTVVEEDTFRACCEFMDAHPKAGGLGVKMLDGQGKFLPESKRSLPTPWIAFYKVFGLAALFPKSRKFGRYHLGFLDQDQTHEIEVLSGAFMLMRKAALEQVGLLDEDYFMYGEDIDLSYRLTQGGWKNYYYPGTRIIHYKGESTKRTSVNYVFVFYRAMVIFAQKHFAPKQAGAFSLLINFAIWLRAGVALGRRFWDKAWPVLLDAGIILGGMYFLKDYWEQNHKFVPTPYPPQYMLVAVPAYIVVWLSSAYLSGSYDEPAKTSRIAHGILIGTVLISAISNFLDAWRFSKALIILGGVWAVGAMVARRVVQHFIRYRDLRLSEQPPKHIAIVGSEAESQRVRRLLGAAAVQARILGFISPSDEGSAAATPADQLGSLRQLAEVLRIYDVTELVFCGKDLTASQIMGNMVQLQDTHPEVAFKILPEDSDYIIGSSSKDSPGDYYALEIELNLYKPQQRRVKRLLDIVISVVVLVGTPLVVLRQRATLGGFLRNVLRVLLGRRTWVGLRYMAPRTGTPRAVFSPADEAVHANFALNDATRRRLELIYARDYSPADDLRLVLRNFQVLGQE
- the recR gene encoding recombination mediator RecR produces the protein MEFPSKLIENAVAELSKLPGIGRKTALRLALHLLKAETETTSSLAEALAKMRFDIRYCNTCYNISDTEQCSICANPLRDHSTVCVVSDIRDVIAIENTGQYQGVYHVLGGVISPIEGIGPGDLHIEPLMSRMQGEDSEVKEVILAISPTMEGDTTAFYLTRRLREFPEVHISSIARGIPVGGELEYADEITLGRSIVERQRQLR
- a CDS encoding ATP-dependent Clp protease adaptor ClpS, whose amino-acid sequence is MNTKPLIAPEVDVLVLEESTDLRDLVVYNDDVNTFDHVIKTLIDVCGHEPMQAEQCTLLIHYKGQCTVKVGSYDELEPLCTAIHDRGISADVV
- a CDS encoding S9 family peptidase: MHLMLRRLSLPLVLLALAGSPALAQQQLLTVEDAFRNPALNPANLRQLSWIPGSKDEYSFVRTAEPAQGGQDELVRGRVGGPLQTVVTLGNLGQALQAAGAPAVKATGFPQVQWLGPDAFLVAMPSREVFRYSTTDGKATKLFGYQAGADNVDFDPTKTRVAYTKEQNLFISQAGKENVAVTSESNPAIVNGQAAHRSEFGITKGTFWSPKGNKLAYYRMDQTMVTDYPLINTAEVPAKAEPIKYPMAGDKSHQVTVGVYDVASGKTVFLQTGEPKEQYLTNISWSPDEKSVYVAVLNREQNHMWLRQYDAATGALVKTLFEETDKEYVEPQHPLQFVPGQPEQFVWQSQRDGYNHLYLYNTAGKLLRQLTKGPWLVTDVLGFDGKGKTIYFASNQEGTIQRQLYALPLGGGKPRRISSGAGTHTGTLSPSGELLIDSYSSQITPRTIAVLGTKDGKSQLQLLNAPNPLANYRLGATKVFPIKAADGQTDLYARIITPPNFDPNKKYPAVIYVYGGPHVQLVTDSWLGGGNLWMQMMAEKGYVVFTVDSRGSGNRGLPFEQATHRQLGTQELADQLKGVDYLKSLPYVDAQRIGVHGWSYGGFMTTTMLTRAPQGTFKVGVAGGPVIDWRLYEVMYTERYMDTPQENPEGYQKANLLNYVENLKAPLLMIHGTIDDVVVWQHSQAYLKTAVDKGVQLDYFVYPGHPHNVGGKDRVHLYTKITNYLDMYLKPETPAAGSNTSGQ
- a CDS encoding YceI family protein; its protein translation is MKKFVLPLLLVGALFTAPAHAQEKFGVKKTTPGTAKANNNAYAVQPQLSTLGWVGKKVGGQHNGTVALKEGQVLVRGNQVTGGTFTFDMNSIKVDDIKDADYNGKLVGHLKNDDFFGAEKFPTATFVITNLKPLKGDANGNNALVTGNLTIKGKTNAVSFPAKVGVKDGVASASGVATVDRTKYDVKYGSTLFGAAADKAIDDNFTLSFNVIAKQQAQ
- a CDS encoding MarR family winged helix-turn-helix transcriptional regulator, coding for MKLEDEIQQRVFKSAYQKAYLNVVFTAGWLQQRLAAAFKPYGITLPQYNVLRILRGQHPKPATVNLLIERMLDKTSNASRIVDKLEAKGLVTRQVCPSNRRAVDIRITEAGLDLLQRTEDLANAQHSGLENLSAEEAAQLSDLLDKIRS
- a CDS encoding DUF6799 domain-containing protein encodes the protein MKQLTSLLLAFGALLTTASAVQAQNTPGQTQAAQQDNQRELQNTDQFVMQNGSVVKRSGTKTTGLSQNVRLPNGTKVNVKSGIVELPGGKITTLKEGDYVRADGSIVYATPQSAAAARGETAPADAKFGTLDQGAVPSTAEAEQRIADLGRRVELMAQKLQLLNQKISLLSQGHPKLPDTSQLDSQIKALDEQMRNVK